The genomic segment GCGCGGTGTCAGCTTCTCGTAGGCGGGGTCGATGCTGCGCATGTAGCCGGTGTCGTCGCGGTTGCGCAGGCCGCACGCCAGGTACTGCTCGTGCAGGCGGGCGAGGGCGTCCCGGTCCAGCTCGACGCCCAGTCCGGGGCCGGCGGGCACGGCGACGGAGCCGTCGCGGAAGCCGAGCGCCCCGGGGGCGACGACGTCCTCCGCGGGGTCCTTCCAGGGCCAGTGGGTGTCGCAGGCGTAGGTCAGGTTCTCGGTGGCGGCGCCGAGGTGGGTCATGGCCGCCAGGCTGATGCCGAGGTGGGAGTTGGAGTGCATCGACAGCCCCATGCCGAAGGTGTCGCAGATCCCGGCGAGCAGCCGGGAGCGCTGGAGGCCGCCCCAGTAGTGGTGGTCGGAGAGGACGACCTGGACGGCGTCGCGGCGCACCGCCGCGGGCAGTTCGTCGAAGCCGACCACGCACATGTTGGTCGCCAGCGGCATGGCCGCCTCGCGGGCGACGCGGGCCATGCCCTCCTGGCCCGGTGTGGGGTCCTCCAGGTATTCGAGGACGCCCTCGAGTTCACGGGCCACCGTCAGCGATGTCTCCACCGTCCAGGCCGCGTTCGGGTCGAGGCGCAGCGGGACGCCGGGGAACGCCTCGCGCAGGGCGAGGACCGCGTCCACCTCCTGCCGGGGCGGCATCACTCCGCCCTTGAGCTTGACGGCGGTGAACCCGTACGTGTCCACCATGCGCCGCGCCTGGGCGACGATGCCCTCCGGGTCGAGCGCGGGGCCCCAGTCGTCGGGGGTGCCTCCGGGGTGCCCGGCCCACTTGTAGAAGAGGTAGGCGCTGAAGGGGACCCGGTCGCGGACGGCGCCGCCGAGGAGGTCGCACACCGGGCGGCCGGCCGCGCGGGCCTGGATGTCGAGGCACGCCACCTCGAACGGGGAGAAGACCCGGTCGAGCGTGCCGCTCGTCGTGATCATGCCGGTCAGTCCGTGGCCGTCGCTGCCGCGCTCCTCGCCCAGGGCCAGGGCGACCGCCTGCCGCATCCGGCCCAGCGCGTGGACGTCCGTGCCCGTGATCGCGTCCGCGGCCGCGCGCAGCCTGCGCAGGTGCCCCTCGTCGGCGTAGGTCTCGCCGAGACCGGTCAGACCCTGGTCCGTGCTCACCTCGACGACGGCGCGCAGCGCGTACGGTTCGTGGACGCCGACCGCGTTCAGCAGGGCGGGGTCCTTGAAGGCGACCGGCGTGATGTCGATACGGGTGATCGTGATGCTGTCGCTCATCGGTGTGCTGCCTCCGTGGGAGGGGTGGCGGTGTCCGGATGACCGGAAGGCGTGGCGGGGGAACCGGACACCCGGGGGCCTGCGGCCTCGGGCGTTTGCGTACGGACTCACGTTCGAGTTCATGTACATGAATACACGTCAAGAACGCGAACGTGTGAAACTTAGGCCGCCGGTCTCGGTGAGGTCAAGGAGCC from the Streptomyces genisteinicus genome contains:
- a CDS encoding glucarate dehydratase family protein, with the translated sequence MSDSITITRIDITPVAFKDPALLNAVGVHEPYALRAVVEVSTDQGLTGLGETYADEGHLRRLRAAADAITGTDVHALGRMRQAVALALGEERGSDGHGLTGMITTSGTLDRVFSPFEVACLDIQARAAGRPVCDLLGGAVRDRVPFSAYLFYKWAGHPGGTPDDWGPALDPEGIVAQARRMVDTYGFTAVKLKGGVMPPRQEVDAVLALREAFPGVPLRLDPNAAWTVETSLTVARELEGVLEYLEDPTPGQEGMARVAREAAMPLATNMCVVGFDELPAAVRRDAVQVVLSDHHYWGGLQRSRLLAGICDTFGMGLSMHSNSHLGISLAAMTHLGAATENLTYACDTHWPWKDPAEDVVAPGALGFRDGSVAVPAGPGLGVELDRDALARLHEQYLACGLRNRDDTGYMRSIDPAYEKLTPRW